In a single window of the Nitrospirota bacterium genome:
- the rlmD gene encoding 23S rRNA (uracil(1939)-C(5))-methyltransferase RlmD, which yields MAETIRTVTIEKLVQGGRGLVRQDGKVVLVRGAIPGETVSLVEGAKHKGVQEATVGKVLVASPDRVAAPCPVYEQCGGCQLQHLGYEAQLVQKRAILQETLARVGKVMVDGLPPVIPSPDPYGYRSTVRFMVFRPVKDQKKAQEKRPGQEKEQGQGNRLALGFHREGSHEPVPAAGCLLASEPMRKAAALVEDRLAKGKRLSLHLESVEIRYALSSGSLLLIHHTGPAKPDEAQTVFELFQDLPKLVGQVLVAQNGKRWVQGQDWIEDRLDEVTFRISDRSFMQTNWRLAEVLSKTIASWVGSLEGVRVLELYAGIGMLGLPLARAGALVTEVEANEAALADCRHAAKVNHIGRCRFRPLTAEAMLTEVQPGEYDLILMDPPRTGLSSDCVQELLRVGTGRLLYLSCDPATLARDLGRLAGGGYKVARLQAFDMFPQTAHIETLVELLR from the coding sequence ATGGCTGAGACAATTCGGACCGTGACCATTGAAAAGCTCGTCCAGGGGGGGCGTGGTCTCGTGCGTCAGGACGGGAAGGTCGTGCTCGTGCGCGGGGCGATCCCGGGCGAGACTGTGTCGCTGGTGGAGGGGGCCAAGCACAAGGGCGTTCAGGAGGCGACGGTCGGAAAGGTGTTGGTGGCCTCGCCGGATCGGGTGGCGGCGCCTTGCCCTGTCTACGAGCAGTGCGGGGGCTGCCAGTTGCAGCACCTTGGCTATGAGGCGCAACTCGTTCAGAAGCGGGCGATCCTGCAAGAGACGTTGGCCCGCGTGGGCAAGGTCATGGTGGACGGCCTGCCTCCGGTGATTCCCTCTCCCGACCCCTATGGCTATCGCAGCACGGTCCGGTTCATGGTCTTTCGCCCGGTGAAGGACCAGAAGAAGGCCCAGGAGAAGAGGCCAGGGCAAGAGAAAGAGCAGGGGCAAGGGAATCGCCTGGCGTTGGGGTTTCATCGGGAGGGATCGCACGAGCCGGTGCCCGCTGCCGGATGTCTGTTGGCCTCCGAACCGATGCGCAAGGCCGCGGCCCTGGTCGAAGATCGGCTGGCCAAGGGAAAGCGCCTGTCGCTGCATCTGGAATCGGTGGAGATCCGCTACGCGCTCTCATCCGGGTCGCTGCTGTTGATCCATCACACGGGACCGGCCAAACCGGATGAAGCGCAGACCGTCTTCGAACTGTTTCAGGACCTGCCGAAGCTCGTGGGACAGGTGCTCGTGGCCCAGAACGGCAAACGCTGGGTGCAGGGTCAGGACTGGATCGAAGACCGATTGGACGAGGTGACCTTCAGAATCAGTGACCGGTCGTTCATGCAGACCAACTGGCGCCTAGCGGAGGTGTTGTCCAAGACGATAGCCAGCTGGGTGGGCTCGTTGGAGGGGGTGCGGGTGCTGGAATTGTATGCCGGTATTGGTATGCTGGGGCTGCCCCTGGCCCGCGCCGGCGCGCTGGTCACCGAAGTGGAGGCGAACGAGGCCGCGCTGGCCGATTGCCGCCACGCCGCGAAGGTGAACCACATCGGCCGCTGCCGGTTCCGGCCGCTTACGGCCGAGGCGATGCTGACGGAGGTGCAACCGGGCGAGTATGACCTCATCCTCATGGACCCGCCCCGCACCGGCTTGAGTTCGGACTGTGTCCAGGAGTTGCTGCGAGTCGGGACGGGGCGGCTGCTCTACCTGTCCTGCGATCCGGCGACGCTGGCGCGCGATCTGGGGCGCCTGGCCGGCGGCGGATACAAGGTGGCGCGGCTGCAGGCCTTCGATATGTTTCCGCAGACGGCCCACATTGAAACCCTCGTCGAACTGCTCCGTTAG